One genomic region from Bactrocera tryoni isolate S06 chromosome 3, CSIRO_BtryS06_freeze2, whole genome shotgun sequence encodes:
- the LOC120771823 gene encoding arginyl-tRNA--protein transferase 1 isoform X4 codes for MEFTINHYFSKQSSRCGYCKGLKTSVSHGMHSYTMFPQDYQELIDRGWRRSGLYCYKPLNNETCCPCYTIKCDALEFKLTKSHKKILKRMTRFLRDGKKDKNEDSVTSSTAKQANADDGAVGGADNEMDTMGGINDEPREPNLPITDVDLAAVAASNPEKHEAARKKHEHFDDQTVSPTQSINTIPTESADVADGQIATKKSHDGINVQRKKAKILRLERRQAKIAAKGVQQPEDTKTTTKKQRNAQEKTLADYFADVQPNDKHKLQVILIPPNKKHVTDEAFNLYKKYQLLVHNDDPNRLTPSSLERFCYMSPVKHTKTRDGPTVGYGSFHQQYWLDDKLIAVAVIDILPYCVSSVYFFYDPDYSFLSLGTYGSLREIDLVQQLADKVPALKYYYMGFYIHSCPKMRYKGRLTPSYLLCPEVYTWHLLTDEIRDKLNQNKYQRFNENAGAKDAEDFQESDLNKAVLLYDKTYLTYRQYIQITGDDDDRDLIIEYGKLVGKSLAHRMLYVKT; via the exons ATGGAATTTACAATAAATCATTACTTCAGTAAGCAGAGCAGCCGCTGTGGTTATTGCAAAGGCTTAAAAACATCGGTGTCCCATG GAATGCATTCATACACAATGTTTCCACAAGATTATCAGGAGTTGATCGATCGTGGCTGGCGCCGTTCCGGCCTTTATTGTTATAAGCCACTGAATAATGAAACCTGTTGTCCTTGTTATACAATCAA ATGTGATGCTTTGGAATTCAAACTAACTAAatcgcataaaaaaattttgaagcgcATGACGCGCTTTCTTCGTGATGgtaaaaaagataaaaacgAAGATTCTGTAACAAGCAGCACAGCCAAACAGGCTAACGCGGATGATGGTGCAGTTGGCGGTGCAGATAACGAAATGGATACTATGGGTGGAATAAATGACGAACCGCGAGAACCAAATTTGCCAATAACTGATGTCGATCTAGCAGCCGTTGCAGCTTCCAATCCGGAAAAGCATGAGGCAGCACGCAAGAAACATGAGCACTTCGATGATCAGACGGTTTCGCCAACACAAAGCATTAATACTATACCTACAGAAAGTGCGGATGTGGCAGACGGTCAAATTGCAACTAAGAAAT CACACGATGGCATAAACGTACAACGGAAGAAAGCGAAGATTCTCCGCCTGGAACGTAGGCAAGCAAAAATTGCCGCTAAAGGCGTACAACAACCGGAAGAtacaaaaaccacaacaaaaaagcaaagaaatgcTCAAGAGAAGACGCTTGCCGACTATTTTGCCGATGTCCAACCGAATGATAAACACAAATTACAG GTGATTTTAATACCGCCGAATAAAAAACACGTTACTGATGAAGCATTCAATTTATATAAGAAATACCAATTGCTCGTACACAATGACGATCCTAATCGTCTAACACCATCTAGTTTAGAGCGTTTTTGTTACATGTCTCCTGTTAAG CACACTAAAACACGCGATGGTCCCACTGTCGGTTATGGCTCGTTTCATCAACAATATTGGTTGGATGATAAGCTTATAGCAGTCGCCGTAATTGACATACTGCCATATTGTGTTAGTTCAGTATACTTTTTCTATGACCCAGACTATAGCTTTTTGTCCTTGGGTACCTATGGTTCTCTGAG agAAATTGATCTTGTCCAGCAATTGGCCGACAAAGTGCCCGCTCTTAAATACTACTACATGGGTTTCTACATACATTCTTGCCCCAAAATGCGCTATAAGGGCCGTTTGACGCCCTCATATCTACTATGCCCCGAGGTGTACACATGGCATCTGTTGACTGAtg aAATTCGtgataaattaaatcaaaataaataccaaCGTTTTAATGAGAATGCCGGTGCTAAAGATGCAGAGGATTTTCAAGAATCGGACTTAAACAAAGCTGTGCTCTTATacgacaaaacttatttaaCTTATCGACAGTATATTCAG ATCACTGGTGATGATGATGATCGCGATTTAATAATAGAATATGGCAAACTGGTCGGCAAGTCGCTGGCCCATCGCATGCTCTATGTCAAAACTTAA
- the LOC120770479 gene encoding putative sodium-dependent multivitamin transporter, with protein sequence MEPSFDSWDFAVLIIILAISAMIGIYYRYTGGKQKTIKEYLLADQSMTTFPVAVSLMASFMSSITLLGVSSESYQFGTMFCIINLAYIISTPIAAYLFLPVFYRMRTMSVYEYLERRFGHSTRLAASIAYSIQMILYMGIVLYAPALALEAVTGVSKATAILVIGLICTFYSTIGGLKAVLITDVFQSLLMFAAIYAVIVVSAIKAGGLAPIWQVAEERNRIYFTDFSLDPTVRHSWLSLIVGGMVTYMSLYGVNQVQVQRLLSVRNLKSAQAALWWNLPILSLLSFSTLFSGLAIFHYYRNCDPLLEGRIQSRDQLMPLFAVDTMGQYPGLCGLFVSGIFSASLSTVSSAVSSLSTVTLEDYIKPLYKHFTKTPLHETKSTLPSKIMACIYGLVCIGMAFTAGSMGGVLQASLTIFGVIGGPLLALFTLGLCTTRPNQRGVLLGLLIGFIFSFIIGFGGPKQPPTPLDFKDDGCSAAGNMTLVAAALTQAFNTTTAQPTTASPTIEYNWFYRLSYLWFSVIGFLITIIGGYVLSLLLETLKWADNKQIYLDSQQIDVDLFIPPLARRLRRHDIEEMTKL encoded by the exons ATGGAGCCCAGTTTTGATAGTTGGGACTTTGCCGTGCTGATTATAATATTGGCAATATCGGCTATGATTGGCATTTACTATCGCTATACGGGCGGAAAGCAGAAAACAATCAAAGAATACCTCCTGGCCGATCAGAGTATGACCACATTTCCGGTTGCTGTGAGTTTGATGGCGAGTTTTATGTCCTCCATCACGCTACTGGGTGTTTCCAGTGAAAGTTATCAATTTGGCACCATGTTTTGTATAATCAATTTGGCATACATCATAAGCACACCGATTGCAGCGTATTTATTTCTACCGGTCTTCTATCGCATGCGTACCATGAGCGTTTATGAATACTTGGAACGTCGTTTTGGTCACTCAACACGTCTCGCCGCTTCGATTGCCTACTCCATACAGATGATACTTTATATGGGCATTGTACTTTATGCGCCAGCCTTAGCCCTGGAAGCTGTTACCGGTGTGAGCAAAGCTACCGCTATATTGGTTATTGGTTTAATATGTACCTTCTACTCGACTATTGGTGGCCTAAAGGCTGTGCTGATAACCGATGTCTTTCAATCGCTCTTAATGTTCGCTGCCATTTATGCAGTAATCGTGGTGTCGGCCATCAAAGCCGGTGGTTTGGCGCCAATTTGGCAGGTAGCCGAGGAGCGTAATCGTATATATTTCACGGACTTTTCTCTGGATCCCACTGTGCGACATAGTTGGTTGAGTCTCATTGTTGGTGGTATGGTGACTTATATGTCGTTGTATGGTGTCAATCAGGTGCAAGTGCAACGTTTATTGAGTGTACGCAATTTGAAGAGCGCCCAGGCGGCACTGTGGTGGAATTTGCCAATTTTGAGTTTGCTCAGTTTCAGCACATTGTTCAGTGGTTTAGCGATATTTCACTATTACAGAAATTGTGATCCGCTACTGGAGGGTAGAATACAATCGAGAGATCAATTGATGCCTTTATTTGCGGTGGATACAATGG GTCAGTATCCAGGCTTATGTGGTCTCTTCGTATCGGGTATCTTCTCCGCCAGTCTCTCGACTGTTTCATCAGCCGTCAGCTCACTATCGACTGTAACGTTAGAAGACTACATCAAACCATTGTATAAACACTTTACGAAAACACCGTTACATGAAACTAAATCAACACTGCCAAGTAAAATTATGGCCTGCATTTATGGGCTTGTCTGCATCGGTATGGCTTTCACGGCTGGTTCTATGGGTGGCGTTTTACAAGCATCTCTCACCATTTTCGGTGTAATTGGTGGACCATTGTTGGCACTCTTCACACTCGGCTTGTGTACGACGCGTCCGAATCAACGTGGCGTACTTCTGGGTCTACTAATCGGTTTCATATTTTCCTTCATTATCGGTTTTGGTGGTCCGAAACAACCGCCCACCCCGTTAGATTTTAAAGATGATGGTTGCTCAGCTGCTGGTAATATGACTCTAGTCGCCGCGGCCCTTACACAGGCGTTTAATACGACAACCGCTCAACCAACAACAGCGTCGCCAACAATTGAATATAATTGGTTCTATAGATTGTCATACTTGTGGTTCTCCGTAATTGGTTTCTTAATAACAATAATTGGAGGTTATGTTTTAAGTTTGCTATTGGAGACCTTGAAATGGGCTGACAATAAACAAATCTATTTAGATAGTCAGCAAATCGATGTAGACTTATTCATACCACCGTTGGCGCGAAGATTAAGAAGGCATGACATTGAAGAAATGACAAAGTTATAA
- the LOC120771823 gene encoding arginyl-tRNA--protein transferase 1 isoform X2, whose amino-acid sequence MEFTINHYFSKQSSRCGYCKGLKTSVSHGMHSYTMFPQDYQELIDRGWRRSGLYCYKPLNNETCCPCYTIKCDALEFKLTKSHKKILKRMTRFLRDGKKDKNEDSVTSSTAKQANADDGAVGGADNEMDTMGGINDEPREPNLPITDVDLAAVAASNPEKHEAARKKHEHFDDQTVSPTQSINTIPTESADVADGQIATKKSHDGINVQRKKAKILRLERRQAKIAAKGVQQPEDTKTTTKKQRNAQEKTLADYFADVQPNDKHKLQVILIPPNKKHVTDEAFNLYKKYQLLVHNDDPNRLTPSSLERFCYMSPVKHTKTRDGPTVGYGSFHQQYWLDDKLIAVAVIDILPYCVSSVYFFYDPDYSFLSLGTYGSLREIDLVQQLADKVPALKYYYMGFYIHSCPKMRYKGRLTPSYLLCPEVYTWHLLTDEIRDKLNQNKYQRFNENAGAKDAEDFQESDLNKAVLLYDKTYLTYRQYIQSLKIPSIDNMLDVIRSRIYKKITGDDDDRDLIIEYGKLVGKSLAHRMLYVKT is encoded by the exons ATGGAATTTACAATAAATCATTACTTCAGTAAGCAGAGCAGCCGCTGTGGTTATTGCAAAGGCTTAAAAACATCGGTGTCCCATG GAATGCATTCATACACAATGTTTCCACAAGATTATCAGGAGTTGATCGATCGTGGCTGGCGCCGTTCCGGCCTTTATTGTTATAAGCCACTGAATAATGAAACCTGTTGTCCTTGTTATACAATCAA ATGTGATGCTTTGGAATTCAAACTAACTAAatcgcataaaaaaattttgaagcgcATGACGCGCTTTCTTCGTGATGgtaaaaaagataaaaacgAAGATTCTGTAACAAGCAGCACAGCCAAACAGGCTAACGCGGATGATGGTGCAGTTGGCGGTGCAGATAACGAAATGGATACTATGGGTGGAATAAATGACGAACCGCGAGAACCAAATTTGCCAATAACTGATGTCGATCTAGCAGCCGTTGCAGCTTCCAATCCGGAAAAGCATGAGGCAGCACGCAAGAAACATGAGCACTTCGATGATCAGACGGTTTCGCCAACACAAAGCATTAATACTATACCTACAGAAAGTGCGGATGTGGCAGACGGTCAAATTGCAACTAAGAAAT CACACGATGGCATAAACGTACAACGGAAGAAAGCGAAGATTCTCCGCCTGGAACGTAGGCAAGCAAAAATTGCCGCTAAAGGCGTACAACAACCGGAAGAtacaaaaaccacaacaaaaaagcaaagaaatgcTCAAGAGAAGACGCTTGCCGACTATTTTGCCGATGTCCAACCGAATGATAAACACAAATTACAG GTGATTTTAATACCGCCGAATAAAAAACACGTTACTGATGAAGCATTCAATTTATATAAGAAATACCAATTGCTCGTACACAATGACGATCCTAATCGTCTAACACCATCTAGTTTAGAGCGTTTTTGTTACATGTCTCCTGTTAAG CACACTAAAACACGCGATGGTCCCACTGTCGGTTATGGCTCGTTTCATCAACAATATTGGTTGGATGATAAGCTTATAGCAGTCGCCGTAATTGACATACTGCCATATTGTGTTAGTTCAGTATACTTTTTCTATGACCCAGACTATAGCTTTTTGTCCTTGGGTACCTATGGTTCTCTGAG agAAATTGATCTTGTCCAGCAATTGGCCGACAAAGTGCCCGCTCTTAAATACTACTACATGGGTTTCTACATACATTCTTGCCCCAAAATGCGCTATAAGGGCCGTTTGACGCCCTCATATCTACTATGCCCCGAGGTGTACACATGGCATCTGTTGACTGAtg aAATTCGtgataaattaaatcaaaataaataccaaCGTTTTAATGAGAATGCCGGTGCTAAAGATGCAGAGGATTTTCAAGAATCGGACTTAAACAAAGCTGTGCTCTTATacgacaaaacttatttaaCTTATCGACAGTATATTCAG TCATTGAAAATACCCAGCATTGACAACATGTTGGACGTCATAAGGAGCAGAATTTACAAAAAG ATCACTGGTGATGATGATGATCGCGATTTAATAATAGAATATGGCAAACTGGTCGGCAAGTCGCTGGCCCATCGCATGCTCTATGTCAAAACTTAA
- the LOC120770478 gene encoding putative sodium-dependent multivitamin transporter: MEPSFDGWDFAVLITVLSISTSIGIYYRYTGGKQKTIKEYLLADQSMSTFPVAVSLMASFMSSISLLGISNESYQFGTMFCIINLSYIISTPIIAYLFLPVFYRMRTMSVYEYLERRFGHSTRLAASIAYSIQMILYTGIVLYAPALALEAVTGVSKVTAILAIGLICTFYSTIGGLKAVLITDVFQSLLMFAAIYAVIVVSAIKAGGLAPIWQVAEERNRIYFTDFSLDPTVRHSWLSLIIGGMVIYMSVNAVNQVQVQRLLSVRNLKSAQAAIWWNVPILSALSLSTLFSGLAIFHYYKDCDPLLEGRIQSRDQLMPLFAVDTMGQYPGLCGLFVSGIFSASLSSVSSAVSSLSTVTLEDYIKPLYKHFTKRPLQETESTLPSKIMACIYGMVCIGMAFTASSMGGVLQASLTIFGVVGGPLLALFTLGLFTTRANQRGVLLGLLIGLIFSFIIGFGGPKQPPTTLDFKDDGCPAAGNMTLVAESLTQAFNMTTAQPTTASPPIAYNWFYRLSYMWYCVIGFLITLIGGYVLSLLLEALKWADNKQIYLDHQQIDVDLFVPPLARRLRRHDAEELTKFQGA, encoded by the exons ATGGAGCCCAGTTTTGATGGTTGGGACTTTGCCGTACTGATTACTGTGCTGTCGATTTCGACTTCGATTGGCATTTACTATCGCTATACGGGCGGAAAGCAGAAAACAATCAAGGAATACCTCCTGGCCGACCAGAGTATGTCCACATTTCCGGTTGCTGTGAGCTTGATGGCGAGTTTTATGTCCTCCATCTCATTACTCGGTATATCCAATGAGAGTTATCAATTTGGCACCATGTTTTGTATAATCAATTTGTCGTACATCATAAGCACACCGATTATAGCGTATTTATTCCTACCGGTGTTCTATCGCATGCGCACCATGAGCGTTTATGAATACTTGGAACGTCGTTTTGGTCACTCAACACGTCTCGCCGCTTCGATTGCCTACTCCATACAGATGATACTTTACACGGGTATTGTACTTTATGCGCCAGCGTTAGCACTCGAAGCTGTTACCGGTGTGAGCAAGGTTACCGCGATATTAGCTATTGGCTTAATTTGCACCTTCTACTCGACCATTGGTGGACTAAAAGCTGTGCTGATAACCGATGTCTTTCAATCGCTCCTAATGTTCGCTGCCATTTACGCAGTAATCGTCGTATCGGCCATCAAAGCTGGTGGTTTGGCGCCGATTTGGCAGGTAGCCGAGGAGCGTAATCGTATATATTTCACGGACTTTTCTCTGGATCCCACTGTGCGACATAGTTGGTTGAGTCTCATTATTGGTGGCATGGTGATATATATGTCAGTAAATGCTGTTAATCAGGTGCAAGTGCAACGTTTATTGAGTGTACGTAATTTGAAGAGCGCCCAGGCGGCAATATGGTGGAATGTACCTATTCTGAGCGCACTAAGCCTGAGCACATTATTCAGTGGTTTAGCGATATTTCACTATTATAAAGATTGTGATCCCCTGCTGGAGGGTAGAATACAATCTAGAGATCAATTGATGCCTTTGTTTGCGGTGGATACAATGG GTCAATATCCTGGTTTATGTGGCCTCTTCGTATCAGGCATATTTTCCGCCAGTCTCTCAAGCGTTTCATCAGCGGTCAGCTCACTATCGACTGTAACACTAGAGGACTACATCAAACCATTGTATAAACACTTTACGAAAAGACCGTTACAAGAAACAGAATCAACATTGCCGAGTAAAATTATGGCCTGCATTTATGGAATGGTCTGCATCGGTATGGCTTTCACGGCCAGTTCTATGGGTGGTGTTCTACAGGCATCTCTAACCATTTTCGGCGTAGTCGGTGGACCATTGTTGGCCCTCTTCACACTCGGTTTATTTACGACGCGTGCGAATCAACGTGGCGTACTTTTGGGTCTACTAATCGGTTTGATATTCTCCTTCATTATCGGTTTCGGTGGTCCGAAACAACCGCCAACCACGTTAGATTTTAAAGATGATGGTTGCCCAGCTGCTGGTAATATGACTTTGGTCGCCGAGTCCCTTACACAGGCGTTCAATATGACAACCGCGCAACCAACAACAGCGTCGCCGCCAATTGCATATAACTGGTTCTATAGACTGTCTTATATGTGGTATTGCGTAATCGGTTTTTTGATTACACTAATTGGTGGTTATGTTTTAAGTTTGCTATTGGAGGCTCTAAAATGGGCTGACAATAAGCAAATCTATCTTGATCATCAACAAATCGATGTAGACTTATTCGTACCACCGTTGGCGCGAAGATTAAGACGGCACGACGCTGAGGAATTGACAAAGTTCCAAGGTGCCTAg
- the LOC120771823 gene encoding arginyl-tRNA--protein transferase 1 isoform X3: protein MEFTINHYFSKQSSRCGYCKGLKTSVSHGMHSYTMFPQDYQELIDRGWRRSGLYCYKPLNNETCCPCYTIKCDALEFKLTKSHKKILKRMTRFLRDGKKDKNEDSVTSSTAKQANADDGAVGGADNEMDTMGGINDEPREPNLPITDVDLAAVAASNPEKHEAARKKHEHFDDQTVSPTQSINTIPTESADVADGQIATKKSHDGINVQRKKAKILRLERRQAKIAAKGVQQPEDTKTTTKKQRNAQEKTLADYFADVQPNDKHKLQLKLVQVKSQQFKDTLDTTYALYQKYQTIVHNDPPTLISDYLEFLQESPIKHTKTRDGPTVGYGSFHQQYWLDDKLIAVAVIDILPYCVSSVYFFYDPDYSFLSLGTYGSLREIDLVQQLADKVPALKYYYMGFYIHSCPKMRYKGRLTPSYLLCPEVYTWHLLTDEIRDKLNQNKYQRFNENAGAKDAEDFQESDLNKAVLLYDKTYLTYRQYIQITGDDDDRDLIIEYGKLVGKSLAHRMLYVKT, encoded by the exons ATGGAATTTACAATAAATCATTACTTCAGTAAGCAGAGCAGCCGCTGTGGTTATTGCAAAGGCTTAAAAACATCGGTGTCCCATG GAATGCATTCATACACAATGTTTCCACAAGATTATCAGGAGTTGATCGATCGTGGCTGGCGCCGTTCCGGCCTTTATTGTTATAAGCCACTGAATAATGAAACCTGTTGTCCTTGTTATACAATCAA ATGTGATGCTTTGGAATTCAAACTAACTAAatcgcataaaaaaattttgaagcgcATGACGCGCTTTCTTCGTGATGgtaaaaaagataaaaacgAAGATTCTGTAACAAGCAGCACAGCCAAACAGGCTAACGCGGATGATGGTGCAGTTGGCGGTGCAGATAACGAAATGGATACTATGGGTGGAATAAATGACGAACCGCGAGAACCAAATTTGCCAATAACTGATGTCGATCTAGCAGCCGTTGCAGCTTCCAATCCGGAAAAGCATGAGGCAGCACGCAAGAAACATGAGCACTTCGATGATCAGACGGTTTCGCCAACACAAAGCATTAATACTATACCTACAGAAAGTGCGGATGTGGCAGACGGTCAAATTGCAACTAAGAAAT CACACGATGGCATAAACGTACAACGGAAGAAAGCGAAGATTCTCCGCCTGGAACGTAGGCAAGCAAAAATTGCCGCTAAAGGCGTACAACAACCGGAAGAtacaaaaaccacaacaaaaaagcaaagaaatgcTCAAGAGAAGACGCTTGCCGACTATTTTGCCGATGTCCAACCGAATGATAAACACAAATTACAG TTAAAACTGGTACAAGTAAAAAGCCAACAATTTAAGGATACGCTAGACACGACATATGCGCTTTACCAGAAGTATCAAACAATCGTACACAATGATCCACCTACTCTTATTAGTGATtatttggaatttttacaaGAGTCGCCAATCAag CACACTAAAACACGCGATGGTCCCACTGTCGGTTATGGCTCGTTTCATCAACAATATTGGTTGGATGATAAGCTTATAGCAGTCGCCGTAATTGACATACTGCCATATTGTGTTAGTTCAGTATACTTTTTCTATGACCCAGACTATAGCTTTTTGTCCTTGGGTACCTATGGTTCTCTGAG agAAATTGATCTTGTCCAGCAATTGGCCGACAAAGTGCCCGCTCTTAAATACTACTACATGGGTTTCTACATACATTCTTGCCCCAAAATGCGCTATAAGGGCCGTTTGACGCCCTCATATCTACTATGCCCCGAGGTGTACACATGGCATCTGTTGACTGAtg aAATTCGtgataaattaaatcaaaataaataccaaCGTTTTAATGAGAATGCCGGTGCTAAAGATGCAGAGGATTTTCAAGAATCGGACTTAAACAAAGCTGTGCTCTTATacgacaaaacttatttaaCTTATCGACAGTATATTCAG ATCACTGGTGATGATGATGATCGCGATTTAATAATAGAATATGGCAAACTGGTCGGCAAGTCGCTGGCCCATCGCATGCTCTATGTCAAAACTTAA
- the LOC120771823 gene encoding arginyl-tRNA--protein transferase 1 isoform X1 yields the protein MEFTINHYFSKQSSRCGYCKGLKTSVSHGMHSYTMFPQDYQELIDRGWRRSGLYCYKPLNNETCCPCYTIKCDALEFKLTKSHKKILKRMTRFLRDGKKDKNEDSVTSSTAKQANADDGAVGGADNEMDTMGGINDEPREPNLPITDVDLAAVAASNPEKHEAARKKHEHFDDQTVSPTQSINTIPTESADVADGQIATKKSHDGINVQRKKAKILRLERRQAKIAAKGVQQPEDTKTTTKKQRNAQEKTLADYFADVQPNDKHKLQLKLVQVKSQQFKDTLDTTYALYQKYQTIVHNDPPTLISDYLEFLQESPIKHTKTRDGPTVGYGSFHQQYWLDDKLIAVAVIDILPYCVSSVYFFYDPDYSFLSLGTYGSLREIDLVQQLADKVPALKYYYMGFYIHSCPKMRYKGRLTPSYLLCPEVYTWHLLTDEIRDKLNQNKYQRFNENAGAKDAEDFQESDLNKAVLLYDKTYLTYRQYIQSLKIPSIDNMLDVIRSRIYKKITGDDDDRDLIIEYGKLVGKSLAHRMLYVKT from the exons ATGGAATTTACAATAAATCATTACTTCAGTAAGCAGAGCAGCCGCTGTGGTTATTGCAAAGGCTTAAAAACATCGGTGTCCCATG GAATGCATTCATACACAATGTTTCCACAAGATTATCAGGAGTTGATCGATCGTGGCTGGCGCCGTTCCGGCCTTTATTGTTATAAGCCACTGAATAATGAAACCTGTTGTCCTTGTTATACAATCAA ATGTGATGCTTTGGAATTCAAACTAACTAAatcgcataaaaaaattttgaagcgcATGACGCGCTTTCTTCGTGATGgtaaaaaagataaaaacgAAGATTCTGTAACAAGCAGCACAGCCAAACAGGCTAACGCGGATGATGGTGCAGTTGGCGGTGCAGATAACGAAATGGATACTATGGGTGGAATAAATGACGAACCGCGAGAACCAAATTTGCCAATAACTGATGTCGATCTAGCAGCCGTTGCAGCTTCCAATCCGGAAAAGCATGAGGCAGCACGCAAGAAACATGAGCACTTCGATGATCAGACGGTTTCGCCAACACAAAGCATTAATACTATACCTACAGAAAGTGCGGATGTGGCAGACGGTCAAATTGCAACTAAGAAAT CACACGATGGCATAAACGTACAACGGAAGAAAGCGAAGATTCTCCGCCTGGAACGTAGGCAAGCAAAAATTGCCGCTAAAGGCGTACAACAACCGGAAGAtacaaaaaccacaacaaaaaagcaaagaaatgcTCAAGAGAAGACGCTTGCCGACTATTTTGCCGATGTCCAACCGAATGATAAACACAAATTACAG TTAAAACTGGTACAAGTAAAAAGCCAACAATTTAAGGATACGCTAGACACGACATATGCGCTTTACCAGAAGTATCAAACAATCGTACACAATGATCCACCTACTCTTATTAGTGATtatttggaatttttacaaGAGTCGCCAATCAag CACACTAAAACACGCGATGGTCCCACTGTCGGTTATGGCTCGTTTCATCAACAATATTGGTTGGATGATAAGCTTATAGCAGTCGCCGTAATTGACATACTGCCATATTGTGTTAGTTCAGTATACTTTTTCTATGACCCAGACTATAGCTTTTTGTCCTTGGGTACCTATGGTTCTCTGAG agAAATTGATCTTGTCCAGCAATTGGCCGACAAAGTGCCCGCTCTTAAATACTACTACATGGGTTTCTACATACATTCTTGCCCCAAAATGCGCTATAAGGGCCGTTTGACGCCCTCATATCTACTATGCCCCGAGGTGTACACATGGCATCTGTTGACTGAtg aAATTCGtgataaattaaatcaaaataaataccaaCGTTTTAATGAGAATGCCGGTGCTAAAGATGCAGAGGATTTTCAAGAATCGGACTTAAACAAAGCTGTGCTCTTATacgacaaaacttatttaaCTTATCGACAGTATATTCAG TCATTGAAAATACCCAGCATTGACAACATGTTGGACGTCATAAGGAGCAGAATTTACAAAAAG ATCACTGGTGATGATGATGATCGCGATTTAATAATAGAATATGGCAAACTGGTCGGCAAGTCGCTGGCCCATCGCATGCTCTATGTCAAAACTTAA